A region of Streptomyces sp. R44 DNA encodes the following proteins:
- the nusG gene encoding transcription termination/antitermination protein NusG produces MSDANLNDAFESESVEDELDIVEAADEDVEDVEVDAAEDAADEDVEIDEADEDETDEVEDETDEVEVEDAEEETEEEAEPAAPVDPVAALREELRTLPGEWYVIHTYAGYEKRVKANLEQRAVSLNVEDFIYQAEVPEEEIVQIKGGERKNVKQNKLPGYVLVRMDLTNESWGVVRNTPGVTGFVGNAYDPYPLTLDEIVKMLAPEAEEKAAREAAEAEGKPAPARKLEVQVLDFEVGDSVTVTDGPFATLQATINEINPDSKKVKGLVEIFGRETPVELSFDQIQKN; encoded by the coding sequence GTGTCTGACGCGAACCTGAACGACGCCTTCGAGTCCGAGTCCGTCGAGGACGAGCTGGACATCGTCGAGGCCGCCGACGAGGACGTCGAGGACGTCGAGGTCGACGCTGCTGAGGACGCTGCGGACGAGGACGTCGAGATCGACGAGGCCGACGAGGACGAGACCGACGAGGTCGAGGACGAGACCGACGAGGTCGAGGTCGAGGACGCCGAGGAAGAGACCGAGGAGGAGGCCGAGCCGGCCGCCCCGGTCGACCCGGTCGCCGCGCTCCGCGAGGAGCTCCGCACCCTCCCCGGCGAGTGGTACGTCATCCACACCTACGCGGGCTACGAGAAGCGCGTGAAGGCCAACCTCGAGCAGCGTGCCGTCTCGCTCAACGTCGAGGACTTCATCTACCAGGCCGAGGTCCCCGAGGAAGAGATCGTCCAGATCAAGGGCGGCGAGCGGAAGAACGTCAAGCAGAACAAGCTTCCCGGCTACGTTCTCGTCCGCATGGACCTGACGAACGAGTCCTGGGGCGTCGTCCGCAACACCCCCGGCGTCACCGGCTTCGTGGGCAACGCCTACGACCCGTACCCGCTGACCCTGGACGAGATCGTCAAGATGCTCGCCCCGGAGGCCGAGGAGAAGGCCGCCCGCGAGGCCGCCGAGGCCGAGGGCAAGCCGGCTCCGGCCCGCAAGCTGGAGGTCCAGGTCCTGGACTTCGAGGTCGGCGACTCGGTCACCGTCACCGACGGCCCGTTCGCGACCCTCCAGGCCACGATCAACGAGATCAACCCGGACTCGAAGAAGGTCAAGGGCCTCGTCGAGATCTTCGGTCGCGAGACCCCGGTCGAGCTGAGCTTCGACCAGATCCAGAAGAACTGA
- the rplL gene encoding 50S ribosomal protein L7/L12 — MAKLSQDDLLAQFEEMTLIELSEFVKAFEEKFDVTAAAAVAVAGPATGGAAPEAAEEQDEFDVILEGAGDKKIQVIKVVRELTSLGLKEAKDLVDGTPKPVLEKVAKEAAEKAAESLKAAGASVTVK; from the coding sequence ATGGCGAAGCTCTCTCAGGACGACCTCCTCGCCCAGTTCGAGGAGATGACCCTCATCGAGCTCTCCGAGTTCGTGAAGGCCTTCGAGGAGAAGTTCGACGTCACCGCCGCCGCGGCCGTCGCCGTTGCCGGCCCCGCCACCGGTGGCGCTGCCCCCGAGGCCGCCGAGGAGCAGGACGAGTTCGACGTCATCCTCGAGGGTGCCGGCGACAAGAAGATCCAGGTCATCAAGGTCGTGCGTGAGCTCACCTCCCTGGGCCTCAAGGAGGCCAAGGACCTCGTCGACGGCACCCCGAAGCCGGTCCTCGAGAAGGTCGCGAAGGAGGCCGCCGAGAAGGCTGCCGAGTCCCTCAAGGCCGCCGGCGCCTCCGTCACGGTCAAGTAA
- the rplJ gene encoding 50S ribosomal protein L10: MPTPNKAASVAELKDAFQSSNAAVLTEYRGLTVAQLKTLRRSLGENAQYAVVKNTLTKIAANEAGITALDEHFAGPTAVAFVTGDPVESAKALRDFAKENPNLIIKAGVLDGKALSADDIKKLADLESREVLLSKLAGAFKGKQSQAASLFQALPSKFVRTAEALRVKLAEQGGAE; the protein is encoded by the coding sequence ATGCCGACGCCCAACAAGGCTGCATCGGTGGCCGAGCTCAAGGACGCGTTCCAGAGCTCCAACGCCGCCGTGCTGACCGAGTACCGGGGTCTCACCGTCGCGCAGCTCAAGACGCTGCGTCGCTCTCTCGGTGAGAACGCCCAGTACGCCGTGGTGAAGAACACGCTGACCAAGATTGCGGCCAACGAGGCCGGGATCACCGCACTGGACGAGCACTTCGCTGGTCCGACCGCGGTCGCCTTCGTCACCGGTGACCCGGTGGAGTCGGCGAAGGCCCTGCGTGACTTCGCCAAGGAGAACCCGAACCTCATCATCAAGGCTGGTGTCCTTGACGGTAAGGCTCTCTCCGCCGACGACATCAAGAAGCTTGCGGACCTCGAGTCCCGCGAGGTTCTGCTCAGCAAGCTGGCCGGTGCCTTCAAGGGCAAGCAGTCTCAGGCTGCCTCGCTCTTCCAGGCGCTGCCGTCGAAGTTCGTCCGCACCGCGGAAGCGCTTCGCGTCAAGCTCGCCGAGCAGGGCGGTGCCGAGTAA
- the rplA gene encoding 50S ribosomal protein L1 — protein sequence MKRSKALRSADAKIDRERLYAPLEAVRLAKETATTKFDGTVEVAFRLGVDPRKADQMVRGTVNLPHGTGKTARVLVFATGDRAEAAIAAGADIVGSDELIDEISKGNRLNEFDAVVATPDLMGKVGRLGRVLGPRGLMPNPKVGTVTPDVAKAVNDIKGGKIEFRVDKHSNLHFIIGKVSFDDTKLVENYAAALEEILRLKPSAAKGRYIKKAALSTTMGPGIPLDSNRTRNLLVEEDPAAV from the coding sequence GTGAAGCGCAGCAAGGCTCTCCGCTCCGCGGACGCCAAGATCGACCGCGAGCGGCTCTACGCTCCCCTCGAGGCCGTCCGCCTCGCGAAGGAGACCGCCACCACGAAGTTCGACGGCACCGTCGAGGTCGCCTTCCGCCTGGGCGTCGACCCGCGCAAGGCCGACCAGATGGTCCGTGGCACCGTGAACCTCCCGCACGGCACCGGCAAGACCGCCCGGGTCCTGGTCTTCGCGACCGGTGACCGTGCCGAGGCCGCGATCGCCGCTGGCGCCGACATCGTCGGTTCCGACGAGCTCATCGACGAGATCTCCAAGGGCAACCGCCTGAACGAGTTCGACGCCGTGGTGGCCACCCCGGACCTCATGGGCAAGGTCGGCCGCCTCGGCCGCGTCCTCGGCCCGCGTGGTCTCATGCCGAACCCCAAGGTCGGCACCGTCACCCCCGATGTCGCGAAGGCTGTCAACGACATCAAGGGCGGCAAGATCGAGTTCCGCGTCGACAAGCACTCGAACCTGCACTTCATCATCGGCAAGGTTTCCTTCGATGACACGAAGCTGGTCGAGAACTACGCCGCGGCGCTGGAGGAGATCCTCCGTCTGAAGCCGTCCGCCGCCAAGGGCCGCTACATCAAGAAGGCCGCCCTCAGCACCACGATGGGCCCCGGCATCCCGCTGGACTCCAACCGCACCCGTAACCTCCTCGTCGAGGAGGACCCGGCCGCGGTCTGA
- the rplK gene encoding 50S ribosomal protein L11 gives MPPKKKKVTGLIKLQINAGAANPAPPVGPALGQHGVNIMEFCKAYNAATESQRGMVVPVEITVYEDRTFTFITKTPPAAKLILKAAGVEKGSGEPHKTKVAKLTAAQVREIATVKLPDLNANDLDAASKIIAGTARSMGITVEG, from the coding sequence ATGCCTCCCAAGAAGAAGAAGGTCACGGGGCTTATCAAGCTCCAGATCAACGCCGGTGCGGCCAACCCGGCCCCGCCGGTCGGCCCCGCGCTCGGTCAGCACGGCGTCAACATCATGGAGTTCTGCAAGGCCTACAACGCCGCGACCGAGTCGCAGCGTGGCATGGTCGTGCCGGTGGAGATCACGGTCTACGAAGACCGCACCTTCACCTTCATCACCAAGACTCCGCCGGCCGCCAAGCTGATCCTCAAGGCCGCGGGTGTGGAGAAGGGCTCCGGCGAGCCGCACAAGACCAAGGTCGCCAAGCTCACGGCCGCCCAGGTCCGCGAGATCGCCACGGTCAAGCTCCCCGACCTCAACGCCAATGACCTGGACGCCGCGTCCAAGATCATCGCCGGCACCGCCCGTTCCATGGGCATCACGGTCGAGGGCTGA